One stretch of Siphonobacter curvatus DNA includes these proteins:
- a CDS encoding FKBP-type peptidyl-prolyl cis-trans isomerase: MQKKRWVLPVLAAATLWSCNQFKVSVAENGVKYQFHEHDEKGKVAKDGEVLTFHMVVKTPGDSVLRDSQKEGQPLVMLAQKGPYKGSFEDGMKMLAAGDSATFFISVDSLFRGPGATQLPPFAKAGTDFKFQVKLLKIETQEAFQKRAETERSARPKKEAGDISAYIAKNNLKNAVTLPSGVQYATTQPGTGPAPAKGDTVKVFYAGKLLSGKIFDENHKEGLTFPVGIGQMIPGFDEAVQTMKKGEKGVIMIPSALGYGEQGSPGAIPPNSVLVFEVELIDVKKGKLPV, translated from the coding sequence ATGCAAAAAAAACGATGGGTGCTGCCGGTTTTGGCTGCTGCCACGCTGTGGTCCTGTAACCAGTTTAAGGTTAGTGTTGCGGAAAATGGAGTAAAGTACCAGTTTCACGAACACGATGAAAAAGGGAAAGTAGCCAAAGACGGAGAGGTACTAACGTTCCATATGGTCGTGAAAACGCCGGGTGATTCCGTACTGCGGGATTCTCAGAAGGAAGGGCAACCCCTGGTAATGCTGGCTCAAAAAGGTCCCTACAAAGGAAGTTTCGAAGACGGAATGAAAATGTTGGCGGCTGGTGACAGTGCTACTTTCTTTATCAGCGTAGATTCCCTGTTCCGCGGCCCAGGGGCCACGCAATTGCCTCCGTTTGCCAAAGCAGGTACGGATTTTAAATTTCAGGTAAAACTGCTGAAAATTGAAACGCAGGAAGCGTTCCAGAAGCGGGCTGAGACCGAACGTTCGGCTCGTCCGAAGAAAGAAGCAGGTGATATCTCCGCATACATCGCTAAAAATAACCTGAAAAACGCCGTAACCTTACCTTCAGGGGTACAGTATGCTACGACGCAGCCAGGTACGGGGCCCGCTCCTGCGAAAGGAGATACGGTGAAAGTATTCTACGCTGGAAAACTCCTGAGCGGAAAGATTTTCGACGAGAATCACAAAGAAGGATTGACCTTCCCCGTAGGTATCGGACAAATGATTCCTGGTTTTGATGAAGCGGTTCAAACGATGAAAAAGGGCGAAAAAGGGGTAATTATGATTCCTTCGGCCTTAGGATACGGCGAACAGGGTTCCCCCGGAGCTATTCCTCCTAATTCAGTATTAGTTTTTGAAGTAGAGC